From Pseudomonas poae, the proteins below share one genomic window:
- the gloA gene encoding lactoylglutathione lyase, producing MSLHELNTFPGVTAQPDTATSNFVFNHTMLRVKDITKSLDFYTRVLGFSLVEKRDFPEAEFSLYFLALVDKSQIPADAAERTQWMKSIPGILELTHNHGTENDADFAYHNGNTDPRGFGHICISVPDIVAACERFEALGCDFQKRLTDGRMKSLAFIKDPDAYWVEIIQPAPM from the coding sequence ATGAGCCTGCACGAATTGAACACTTTCCCGGGCGTCACCGCCCAGCCTGACACCGCCACCTCGAACTTCGTGTTCAACCACACCATGCTGCGGGTCAAGGACATCACCAAGTCGCTGGACTTCTATACCCGTGTTCTGGGGTTTTCGCTGGTTGAAAAACGCGACTTCCCGGAAGCCGAATTCAGCCTGTATTTCCTGGCCCTGGTGGACAAATCGCAGATCCCGGCCGACGCCGCCGAACGCACCCAGTGGATGAAGTCGATCCCGGGCATCCTGGAACTGACCCACAACCACGGCACCGAAAACGATGCCGACTTTGCCTACCACAACGGCAATACCGACCCGCGTGGCTTTGGCCATATCTGCATTTCGGTGCCGGATATCGTCGCTGCATGCGAACGTTTTGAAGCCCTGGGCTGCGATTTCCAGAAGCGTTTGACCGATGGCCGTATGAAAAGCCTGGCGTTCATCAAGGACCCGGACGCGTACTGGGTTGAGATCATCCAGCCAGCGCCGATGTAA
- a CDS encoding DUF4946 domain-containing protein, which produces MIESRKSLLSAVCLLLGSPFVLAADPQIHWPSGWQVEEVVPDDQAPVKPSNVSRQRAIKNDENGTTLMVMELTGTPIEAGHKVNLQGVLLEMRKSIQKDFAQGGYQSVCTKMHPTTLSGLDALETTCVITENGRHVLSQTLVGAVDTDKAYVFSYAGQAQAYDASKDEVTSVRDSLKL; this is translated from the coding sequence ATGATCGAATCTCGTAAATCGCTGTTGAGCGCTGTGTGCCTACTGTTGGGCAGCCCTTTTGTGCTGGCGGCCGACCCGCAGATTCACTGGCCCAGTGGCTGGCAGGTGGAGGAAGTGGTACCCGACGACCAGGCGCCGGTGAAGCCTTCGAATGTGTCGCGCCAACGCGCCATCAAGAATGATGAAAATGGTACGACCTTGATGGTCATGGAGTTGACCGGTACGCCGATTGAGGCGGGACATAAAGTTAATCTTCAAGGCGTGTTGCTGGAAATGCGTAAATCCATCCAGAAGGATTTCGCCCAAGGCGGTTATCAAAGTGTGTGCACCAAAATGCACCCTACAACATTGAGTGGTCTTGACGCGCTGGAAACTACTTGCGTGATTACCGAAAACGGCCGACACGTGCTGTCACAAACATTGGTGGGCGCTGTTGATACCGACAAAGCCTATGTTTTTTCATACGCAGGCCAGGCGCAAGCCTACGATGCCAGCAAGGATGAAGTGACTTCGGTACGTGACAGTCTGAAACTTTAA
- a CDS encoding DNA binding protein → MSRLAEFRAAEKALQEQLAQLESLKNDAGLKKEIEFEEKLQGLMKTYGKSLRDIIAILDPNLGKAGASAAPAPKQRRARVVKVYQNPHTGELIETKGGNHRGLKAWKEQHGADTVESWLRK, encoded by the coding sequence TTGTCCAGACTCGCCGAATTTCGCGCAGCAGAAAAAGCCCTTCAAGAGCAGCTTGCCCAGCTCGAATCCCTGAAGAACGACGCCGGCCTGAAGAAGGAAATCGAATTCGAAGAAAAGCTTCAAGGATTGATGAAGACTTACGGCAAAAGCCTGCGTGACATCATCGCCATCCTTGATCCTAACCTGGGCAAGGCCGGCGCTTCGGCCGCCCCTGCTCCCAAGCAGCGCCGTGCACGCGTGGTCAAGGTTTACCAGAACCCGCACACCGGCGAACTGATCGAGACCAAAGGCGGCAACCACCGTGGCCTCAAAGCCTGGAAAGAACAGCACGGTGCAGACACCGTAGAGTCCTGGTTGCGCAAGTGA